The following proteins come from a genomic window of Aquimarina sp. MAR_2010_214:
- the cbiB gene encoding adenosylcobinamide-phosphate synthase CbiB — MEYATVIIPLVIGYILDLILGDPRWLPHPIRLFGNSIAFGEKKLNTNPFAFIKGMVLTIGLLASTVAFFYYTQKLISSYTIAYYTFTSVFVFYALANKSLIEEGKAVFTALQEGIEQGRKRLSWIVGRETDQLNPQQIKTAVFETLSENLSDGVIAPLFYYALFGVAGAMGYKMINTLDSMIGYKNDRYIHFGKFAAKLDDMVNYIPARITAFLMLLVTGKLHKISFVVQYGKQHSSPNAGYPEAALAAILDCKFGGPNYYHGKLVDKPFIGTNDRILKDREIKTVARINQKVTFTFVLLICVVYYFLYSSIIA; from the coding sequence ATGGAGTACGCTACAGTAATTATTCCCTTAGTGATTGGGTATATTCTCGATTTGATATTGGGAGATCCCAGGTGGCTTCCTCATCCCATACGGTTATTCGGGAATAGTATTGCTTTTGGCGAAAAAAAACTAAACACAAACCCTTTTGCTTTTATAAAAGGAATGGTGCTTACCATTGGGTTACTCGCAAGCACAGTTGCATTTTTTTATTATACTCAAAAACTCATTTCCTCATATACAATTGCATATTATACGTTCACCTCTGTATTTGTGTTCTACGCCTTAGCAAATAAAAGTTTAATAGAGGAAGGCAAGGCTGTTTTCACAGCTTTACAAGAAGGAATAGAGCAAGGTAGAAAACGACTGTCATGGATTGTGGGTCGGGAAACAGACCAATTAAATCCGCAACAAATAAAAACAGCGGTATTCGAAACATTATCAGAGAATCTTAGTGATGGAGTTATTGCTCCTCTTTTCTATTATGCATTATTTGGTGTGGCCGGTGCTATGGGATATAAAATGATCAATACTCTTGATTCTATGATTGGCTACAAAAATGATAGGTATATACATTTTGGGAAATTTGCTGCAAAATTAGACGATATGGTTAACTATATCCCAGCTAGAATTACGGCATTTCTAATGTTACTGGTAACTGGTAAACTTCATAAAATCTCTTTTGTAGTACAATATGGCAAACAACATTCTAGTCCTAATGCCGGATATCCCGAAGCTGCTCTGGCCGCGATTCTGGATTGTAAATTTGGTGGACCTAATTATTATCACGGAAAATTAGTTGATAAACCGTTTATAGGAACGAATGATCGAATCCTGAAAGATCGGGAAATAAAAACGGTAGCAAGGATCAATCAAAAAGTAACCTTTACATTTGTCCTTTTAATTTGTGTGGTTTATTATTTTCTTTATTCATCTATAATAGCGTGA
- a CDS encoding AAA family ATPase: MPKRYIITGAPGTGKTSLIQALQANGHQCFSEISRKIILEQQQIKSDKTPWGDLPCFANLVYQETVRELQIPIEKNIFVDRGLPDIIAYLKAKSHPIPEYLLDFPFKTHYVSTVFLMSPWEEIYINDPQRPQSYQEALHIHQCLVQVYQNFKFTIEVVPKTTLTKRVDFIQSFI; this comes from the coding sequence ATGCCCAAAAGATATATCATCACCGGAGCACCGGGAACCGGAAAAACAAGTTTAATCCAAGCCTTACAAGCTAATGGACATCAGTGCTTTTCTGAAATTTCGAGAAAAATAATACTTGAACAACAACAAATAAAAAGTGACAAAACTCCTTGGGGGGATCTTCCTTGCTTTGCTAATTTAGTCTATCAAGAAACGGTCAGAGAGCTACAGATTCCTATCGAAAAAAATATATTTGTAGATCGAGGACTGCCTGATATTATTGCCTATCTAAAAGCAAAATCTCATCCTATTCCAGAATATCTGTTGGACTTTCCGTTCAAAACACATTATGTATCTACGGTATTTTTAATGTCACCCTGGGAAGAAATCTATATCAACGATCCCCAACGTCCTCAATCTTATCAGGAAGCACTACATATTCATCAATGTCTTGTACAAGTCTATCAAAACTTCAAATTTACAATAGAGGTAGTACCTAAAACAACTTTAACAAAACGTGTAGATTTTATCCAATCATTTATTTAG
- a CDS encoding ferredoxin: MGKNLSKVNTTFQFCDGGSCKKAKGEIAIREARAYLRNKGLWDATHTIKTRCNGRCEDAPTWIVQPGNFWYKNLTPDKAVSILKSHLEEDQPVEEYLLYKEGWSVLLTENEKTIAPVTFKDKTDTVLGEALIARSFASDQHLYPLFKYLFQEPKPIAVQQYDAATIEIKSPHLVDYTDDYEVKITGEELQLQLTIAGIPKDISEEIADRKVSVAEVIWLKKSTIFTKAIRLKNKKGKHLVTFWIKDEDTVTWEHILTVYLGMSPNHIRISEEV; encoded by the coding sequence ATGGGAAAAAATCTAAGTAAAGTAAACACCACCTTTCAATTTTGTGATGGAGGGTCTTGCAAAAAAGCAAAAGGTGAAATCGCTATACGTGAAGCCAGAGCATATCTTCGTAACAAAGGGCTTTGGGATGCTACTCATACTATTAAAACAAGATGTAATGGTCGATGTGAAGATGCACCAACCTGGATCGTACAACCTGGTAATTTTTGGTACAAAAACCTGACTCCTGATAAAGCTGTTTCAATTTTGAAATCTCACTTAGAAGAAGATCAACCTGTAGAAGAATACTTATTATATAAAGAAGGATGGTCGGTCTTACTAACCGAGAATGAAAAAACCATTGCTCCTGTTACTTTTAAAGATAAAACAGATACAGTATTAGGAGAAGCTTTGATAGCCCGGTCTTTTGCTTCTGATCAACACCTTTATCCTTTATTTAAGTACTTATTTCAAGAACCAAAACCTATTGCTGTGCAACAATACGACGCAGCCACCATTGAAATAAAATCGCCTCATCTGGTAGATTACACCGATGATTATGAGGTAAAAATTACTGGAGAAGAGCTTCAGTTGCAATTAACGATCGCCGGAATTCCAAAAGACATTTCAGAAGAGATAGCCGATCGTAAAGTAAGTGTTGCAGAAGTGATCTGGCTTAAAAAATCTACTATCTTTACCAAAGCAATACGCCTGAAAAACAAAAAAGGAAAACACCTGGTCACATTTTGGATAAAAGATGAGGATACAGTAACCTGGGAACATATCCTTACTGTCTATCTGGGGATGTCACCAAATCATATAAGAATCAGTGAAGAAGTCTAA
- a CDS encoding NAD(P)-dependent oxidoreductase yields MKKSKHISILGCGWLGLPLAIDRITNGDTVKGSTTTESKIDKLKTEGITPYLFTLGESSEKEYVDFLSGSEIVIINFPPKRIPNIIEIYQDQIKSILPFISDTQKIIFISSTSVYQNTNGEVTETLVVSPEKESGKAVAAVEQLLQEQFENRVTIIRLSGLIGDDRLPGRFLANKKEVQNGDVPINVIHREDCIGLINAVIEKEAWGEIINGCADQHPIRKEYYTLAAQKIGLTPPTFIKQEKQAYKIISNTKSKTLLGYSYIHPDPLKLI; encoded by the coding sequence GTGAAGAAGTCTAAACATATAAGTATACTAGGTTGTGGGTGGTTAGGATTACCATTGGCAATAGATCGAATTACCAATGGAGATACGGTAAAAGGATCTACAACCACAGAAAGTAAAATCGACAAGCTAAAAACTGAAGGAATTACACCTTATCTTTTTACACTTGGTGAATCTTCGGAAAAAGAATACGTAGATTTTCTATCAGGAAGTGAAATTGTCATCATCAATTTTCCTCCTAAACGAATTCCTAATATTATAGAAATATACCAAGATCAAATAAAAAGTATACTTCCATTTATTTCTGATACTCAAAAAATAATCTTTATCAGCTCTACTTCGGTATACCAAAACACAAATGGAGAAGTAACTGAAACACTCGTTGTTTCTCCCGAAAAAGAATCAGGAAAGGCTGTTGCGGCTGTAGAGCAATTATTGCAAGAACAATTTGAAAATAGAGTGACCATTATTCGATTATCAGGTCTTATTGGTGATGATCGCTTACCAGGTCGATTTCTTGCCAATAAAAAAGAAGTCCAGAATGGAGATGTTCCTATTAATGTAATTCATAGAGAGGATTGTATTGGATTAATTAATGCGGTTATAGAAAAAGAAGCCTGGGGAGAAATTATAAATGGTTGCGCAGACCAACACCCGATACGAAAAGAATACTATACACTTGCTGCCCAAAAAATAGGGCTTACCCCTCCTACTTTTATCAAACAAGAAAAGCAAGCCTATAAGATTATCTCCAATACCAAAAGTAAAACACTTTTAGGATATTCTTATATTCACCCTGATCCTTTAAAATTGATTTGA
- the cobA gene encoding uroporphyrinogen-III C-methyltransferase has translation MNIIAIVGAGPGDPELLTVKASRLIKEADVIFHDNLVSDLILAINTTGEKVYVGRKFGDTSDQIERQQKINELLCAHYQKGKKVVRLKSGDPYVYGRAAEEARYLTEKNVPFEVIPGISAALAAANIFNIPITERNKSNAMLICTAHTADYSFEQLTGIAHMLKAGNTISIYMGLKSLHRIIPKLLEVCEDDTIPVNAASNVSRSNQEIITGTLGNIQEQIKNSTLQMPVVLLIGANPIR, from the coding sequence ATGAATATTATAGCCATAGTAGGTGCTGGCCCGGGAGATCCAGAATTATTAACTGTAAAAGCATCTCGTCTTATCAAAGAAGCAGATGTGATCTTTCATGATAATCTCGTTTCAGATCTTATTTTAGCAATTAATACAACTGGAGAAAAAGTATATGTGGGGCGTAAATTTGGAGACACTTCGGATCAAATAGAACGCCAGCAAAAGATCAATGAATTACTCTGTGCTCATTACCAGAAAGGCAAAAAAGTAGTTCGCCTTAAATCTGGTGATCCTTATGTCTACGGAAGAGCGGCTGAAGAAGCACGATATTTAACAGAAAAAAATGTTCCTTTTGAGGTGATTCCGGGTATTTCTGCAGCACTGGCAGCTGCTAATATTTTTAATATCCCCATTACTGAAAGGAATAAGTCTAATGCCATGCTGATATGTACGGCACATACTGCTGATTATTCTTTTGAACAACTAACGGGGATTGCGCATATGCTTAAAGCCGGAAATACCATTTCTATATATATGGGACTTAAAAGCCTGCATAGGATTATCCCTAAACTTTTAGAAGTATGCGAAGACGATACTATCCCAGTTAATGCAGCCTCTAATGTATCGAGATCTAATCAGGAAATTATAACAGGAACGCTAGGGAATATACAAGAACAGATCAAAAACAGCACATTACAAATGCCTGTGGTGTTACTTATTGGAGCTAATCCTATTCGGTAA